In the genome of Microbacterium saperdae, one region contains:
- a CDS encoding GIY-YIG nuclease family protein, which produces MPFVYILQCRDGSFYTGSTLDLERRLAQHQFGEGCDYTRRRRPVELVWSSEFSRIEEAYGWERRIHGWTRAKKLLLIEGRYDELPGWSKRQRDATGTD; this is translated from the coding sequence ATGCCGTTCGTCTACATCCTCCAGTGCCGCGATGGAAGCTTCTACACCGGAAGCACGCTCGACCTCGAACGGCGTCTCGCGCAGCACCAGTTCGGTGAAGGATGCGACTACACGCGACGACGTCGTCCCGTCGAGCTCGTGTGGAGCTCAGAATTCTCACGCATCGAGGAGGCGTATGGATGGGAGCGCCGCATCCATGGATGGACTCGAGCCAAGAAGCTCCTCCTCATCGAGGGACGCTATGACGAGCTGCCGGGCTGGAGCAAACGCCAACGCGACGCGACCGGCACCGACTGA
- a CDS encoding glutathione peroxidase produces the protein MTDSALRSIPFTDAQGNEKTLDDLGADVVLVVNVASKCGLTPQYEQLEELQRLYSDRGFSVVGFPCNQFFGQEPGSVDEILEFCSTTYGVSFPVNDKVKVNGRNASDLYKALKEAPDAGGKAGRVEWNFEKFLVLPDGDVLRFRPKQKPNDPEIVSAIEAALTR, from the coding sequence ATGACCGATTCTGCGCTCCGTTCGATCCCGTTCACCGACGCCCAGGGCAACGAGAAGACCCTCGACGATCTCGGTGCCGATGTGGTTCTGGTGGTGAACGTCGCCTCGAAGTGCGGCCTCACCCCGCAGTACGAGCAGCTCGAGGAGCTGCAGCGGTTGTACAGCGACAGGGGCTTCTCCGTCGTGGGCTTCCCCTGCAATCAGTTCTTCGGCCAGGAGCCGGGCTCCGTGGACGAGATCCTGGAGTTCTGCTCCACCACCTACGGCGTGAGCTTCCCCGTCAACGACAAGGTCAAGGTCAACGGCCGGAACGCCTCCGACCTCTACAAAGCGCTGAAGGAGGCCCCGGACGCCGGTGGCAAGGCCGGCCGCGTGGAGTGGAACTTCGAGAAGTTCCTGGTGCTCCCCGACGGCGATGTGCTCCGCTTCCGTCCGAAGCAGAAGCCCAACGATCCCGAGATCGTCAGCGCGATCGAGGCCGCGCTCACCCGCTAG
- the leuA gene encoding 2-isopropylmalate synthase → MQNTQRPSAMPIHKYRPFHEQINVHLPDRTWPDARITEAPRWCAVDLRDGNQALIDPMSPERKRVMFELLVSMGYKEIEVGFPSASQTDFDFVRQLIEENLIPDDVTIQVLTQAREHLIARTYESIAGAKQAIVHLYNSTSVLQREVVFRTDKQGIIDIALEGARLCRQFEKTIPDTKVYYEYSPESYTGTELEFAVDICNQVIEVFEPTPDRKVIINLPATVEMASPNVYADSIEWMSRHLAHRENVILSLHPHNDRGTAIAAAELGYMAGADRIEGCLFGNGERTGNVDIVALGINLFTQGIDPQIDFSDIDQVKRTVEYCNQLPVPERSPWAGDLVFTAFSGSHQDAIKKGFEAMAVRAEAEGVTVDDIEWAVPYLPIDPKDLGRSYEAVIRVNSQSGKGGVAYLLKADHAIDLPRKLQIEFSGVVQAKTDAEGGEVTSEQIWSIFNDEYLPAADTAAKWGRFELLATQTRSDMSGDVVLDVVLRDDDQQVSVSGNGNGPVAAFVEVLRGQGFDITVYDYVEHALSAGGDAQAAAYVELQVGDQRLWGVGIDGDISTASLKAIVSGVNRSIRTRQQELAAV, encoded by the coding sequence ATGCAGAACACTCAGCGCCCGTCCGCGATGCCGATCCACAAGTACCGGCCGTTCCACGAGCAGATCAACGTCCACCTGCCTGACCGCACGTGGCCCGACGCCCGCATCACCGAGGCGCCCCGCTGGTGCGCTGTCGACCTCCGCGATGGCAATCAGGCTCTCATCGACCCGATGTCGCCTGAGCGCAAGCGCGTCATGTTCGAGTTGCTCGTCAGCATGGGCTACAAGGAGATCGAAGTCGGCTTCCCGTCGGCGAGCCAGACCGACTTCGACTTCGTGCGTCAGCTCATCGAAGAGAACCTGATCCCGGACGACGTCACCATCCAGGTGCTGACCCAGGCACGCGAGCACCTCATCGCCCGCACCTACGAGTCGATCGCCGGCGCCAAGCAGGCCATCGTGCACCTGTACAACTCCACGAGCGTGCTGCAGCGCGAGGTCGTGTTCCGCACGGACAAGCAGGGCATCATCGACATCGCGCTCGAGGGCGCTCGGCTGTGCCGCCAGTTCGAGAAGACCATCCCGGACACGAAGGTCTACTACGAGTACTCGCCCGAGAGCTACACGGGCACCGAGCTCGAGTTCGCCGTCGACATCTGCAACCAGGTGATCGAGGTCTTCGAGCCCACCCCTGACCGCAAGGTCATCATCAACCTGCCCGCGACCGTCGAGATGGCGTCGCCGAACGTCTACGCCGACTCGATCGAGTGGATGAGCCGCCACCTCGCCCACCGCGAGAACGTGATCCTGTCGCTGCACCCGCACAACGACCGCGGCACCGCGATCGCCGCCGCCGAGCTCGGCTACATGGCCGGTGCCGACCGTATCGAGGGCTGCCTCTTCGGCAACGGTGAGCGCACGGGCAACGTCGACATCGTCGCGCTGGGCATCAACCTGTTCACGCAGGGCATCGACCCGCAGATCGACTTCAGCGACATCGACCAGGTCAAGCGCACGGTCGAGTACTGCAACCAGCTGCCGGTGCCCGAGCGCAGCCCCTGGGCGGGAGACCTGGTCTTCACCGCGTTCAGCGGATCGCACCAGGACGCGATCAAGAAGGGCTTCGAGGCCATGGCCGTGCGTGCCGAGGCCGAGGGCGTCACGGTCGACGACATCGAGTGGGCCGTGCCGTACCTGCCCATCGATCCGAAGGACCTGGGCCGCTCGTATGAGGCCGTCATCCGCGTCAACTCGCAGTCCGGCAAGGGCGGCGTCGCCTACCTGCTGAAGGCGGACCATGCGATCGACCTGCCCCGCAAGCTGCAGATCGAGTTCTCGGGCGTGGTGCAGGCCAAGACGGATGCCGAGGGCGGCGAGGTCACCAGCGAGCAGATCTGGTCGATCTTCAACGACGAGTACCTCCCGGCCGCCGACACCGCGGCCAAGTGGGGCCGCTTCGAACTGCTCGCGACGCAGACCCGCAGCGACATGTCGGGCGATGTCGTACTCGATGTCGTGCTGCGCGACGACGACCAGCAGGTCTCGGTCAGCGGCAACGGCAACGGTCCGGTCGCGGCCTTCGTCGAGGTGCTGCGCGGACAGGGCTTCGACATCACGGTCTACGACTACGTCGAGCACGCTCTCAGTGCCGGCGGCGACGCGCAGGCCGCGGCCTACGTCGAGCTGCAGGTCGGCGACCAGCGCCTGTGGGGCGTCGGCATCGACGGCGACATCTCGACCGCGTCGCTCAAGGCGATCGTCTCGGGCGTGAACCGTTCGATCCGCACCCGCCAGCAGGAGCTCGCGGCCGTCTGA
- a CDS encoding trimeric intracellular cation channel family protein: protein MTEPLFSIPLWADLLGVGLGGVQGAMFASGFQGQRRLDWLGVAIIGIMIGMGGGLIRDILLGQTPATLQSNWYLLTATGAALLGMLLAGLFNRLNTVIVVLDAVVIGMFGAFGTSKAIAFGIPPVPAVFIGVCAAVGGGVLRDMLMGLPTSIMHVGSLYAVAAGAGCAFIAVANALAMPITLAAVIGIVVTAVIRVLAVSFDVSLPEQRRLYRRKVAAETGAIAIVKPGVDL, encoded by the coding sequence GTGACCGAACCGCTCTTCTCCATTCCGCTCTGGGCGGATCTGCTCGGCGTCGGCCTCGGTGGCGTGCAGGGCGCGATGTTCGCATCGGGGTTCCAGGGCCAGCGACGGCTCGACTGGCTGGGCGTGGCGATCATCGGCATCATGATCGGGATGGGCGGCGGTCTGATCCGCGACATCCTGCTCGGGCAGACACCGGCGACCCTGCAGAGCAACTGGTATCTGTTGACGGCCACGGGTGCGGCCCTGCTCGGGATGCTGCTGGCGGGTCTCTTCAACCGACTGAACACCGTCATCGTGGTGCTCGACGCCGTCGTGATCGGGATGTTCGGGGCCTTCGGCACGAGCAAGGCCATCGCCTTCGGCATCCCGCCCGTCCCCGCCGTCTTCATCGGCGTGTGCGCGGCCGTCGGCGGGGGCGTGCTGCGCGACATGCTCATGGGCCTGCCGACGTCGATCATGCACGTCGGGTCGCTCTACGCCGTGGCCGCAGGTGCCGGCTGTGCGTTCATCGCCGTGGCGAACGCCCTGGCGATGCCGATCACCCTGGCTGCCGTGATCGGGATCGTCGTGACGGCCGTCATCCGCGTGCTCGCGGTCAGCTTCGACGTCTCCCTGCCGGAGCAGCGGCGCCTGTACCGTCGCAAGGTCGCCGCCGAGACCGGCGCGATCGCGATCGTCAAGCCCGGCGTCGACCTCTAG
- the dnaG gene encoding DNA primase, whose product MPRIRQADVDEVKARTNIADIVGERVALKSAGVGSLKGLCPFHDEKSPSFHVRQQVGYYHCFGCGESGDVYSFLREMDHVSFTEAVERLAGRIGYTLHYEDGGAAPETSGRSRLYAANTAAAEFFRAQLLSPDAEAGRRFLGERGFDAGAAAHFGVGFAPRGWDGMLKALTAQGFTREELSNAGLVSTGQRGVYDRFRGRLVWPIRDVSGQTIGFGARKLFDDDQGPKYLNTPETPIYKKAQVLYGLDLAKRDIARGDPRRVVVVEGYTDVMACHLAGLTTAVATCGTAFGTEHIKVLRRVMGDDNASGEVVFTFDGDEAGQKAALRAFTEDDRFNAQTFVAVAPDSLDPCDLRLQRGDAAVRGLMDTKVPMFEFAMDRKLAGFDLSTVEGRVGALRGAAPIVAEIRDRLLRPGYERVLARRLGMDPTEVHTEVERSSRGGQTAPPARREQQAPIDPATGAPGIAPVTLASLPRSPDVAVERDALMGALQYGHQVDQALLNRALSTPFRTAGLDAVREAVAAAPDRTRAGWVTDAVNSVREPYRSLGGELLMTPFPARDEERAVATVADLARRLILRQLEHEKQEMLGAVQRVPADSDGGRALRMRLRDIDAERQRFAES is encoded by the coding sequence ATGCCCCGTATCCGGCAGGCGGACGTCGATGAGGTCAAGGCGCGCACGAACATCGCCGACATCGTGGGCGAGCGCGTCGCACTGAAGTCCGCCGGCGTCGGATCGCTCAAGGGCCTGTGCCCGTTCCACGACGAGAAGAGCCCGAGCTTCCACGTGCGCCAGCAGGTGGGCTACTACCACTGCTTCGGCTGCGGTGAATCGGGCGACGTCTACTCTTTCCTGCGGGAGATGGACCACGTCAGCTTCACCGAGGCGGTCGAGCGGCTGGCCGGACGCATCGGCTACACGCTGCACTACGAGGACGGGGGCGCCGCCCCCGAGACGAGCGGACGCAGCCGGCTGTACGCCGCGAACACGGCGGCTGCGGAGTTCTTCCGTGCGCAGCTGCTCTCTCCGGATGCCGAGGCAGGACGACGTTTCCTGGGCGAGCGCGGCTTCGACGCCGGTGCGGCGGCCCACTTCGGTGTCGGCTTCGCGCCGCGTGGGTGGGACGGGATGCTGAAGGCTCTCACCGCGCAGGGCTTTACGCGGGAGGAGCTCAGCAACGCCGGGCTCGTCTCGACCGGTCAGCGCGGCGTCTACGACCGCTTCCGCGGCCGGCTCGTGTGGCCGATTCGCGACGTGTCCGGCCAGACGATCGGCTTCGGTGCCCGCAAGCTCTTCGATGACGACCAGGGACCGAAGTACCTGAACACCCCGGAGACCCCGATCTACAAGAAGGCCCAGGTGCTCTACGGGCTCGATCTCGCGAAGCGCGACATCGCCCGCGGAGACCCCCGTCGGGTCGTGGTCGTCGAGGGATACACCGACGTGATGGCGTGCCACCTGGCCGGCCTCACGACCGCGGTCGCGACCTGTGGCACGGCCTTCGGCACCGAGCACATCAAGGTGCTGCGGCGCGTGATGGGCGACGACAACGCTTCGGGCGAGGTCGTGTTCACCTTCGACGGCGACGAGGCCGGGCAGAAAGCGGCACTGCGGGCGTTCACCGAGGATGACCGCTTCAACGCGCAGACCTTCGTCGCGGTCGCTCCTGACAGCCTCGACCCCTGCGACCTGCGCCTGCAGCGCGGCGACGCCGCGGTACGCGGTCTGATGGACACCAAGGTGCCGATGTTCGAGTTCGCGATGGACCGCAAGCTCGCCGGGTTCGATCTCTCGACCGTCGAGGGTCGCGTGGGCGCGCTGCGCGGAGCCGCGCCGATCGTCGCCGAGATCCGCGACCGCCTGCTGCGTCCGGGATACGAGCGCGTGCTCGCCCGGCGCCTCGGGATGGACCCGACAGAGGTGCACACCGAGGTCGAGCGTTCTTCGCGCGGTGGCCAGACTGCGCCTCCTGCGCGCCGAGAGCAGCAGGCGCCGATCGATCCGGCGACGGGCGCGCCCGGTATCGCCCCGGTGACACTGGCGAGTCTTCCCCGGTCGCCCGATGTGGCCGTGGAACGGGATGCGTTGATGGGCGCGCTGCAGTACGGCCATCAGGTCGACCAGGCGCTGCTCAACCGGGCGCTCAGCACACCGTTCCGCACGGCGGGACTCGACGCGGTGCGTGAAGCCGTGGCCGCTGCGCCGGATCGCACCAGGGCGGGGTGGGTCACCGACGCCGTCAACAGCGTCCGCGAGCCCTACCGATCGCTCGGTGGGGAGTTGCTGATGACCCCGTTCCCTGCCCGGGATGAGGAGCGCGCGGTAGCGACCGTCGCCGATCTCGCCCGCCGACTCATCCTGCGCCAGCTCGAGCATGAGAAGCAGGAGATGCTCGGCGCCGTGCAGCGCGTACCGGCCGACTCCGACGGCGGGCGAGCGCTGCGGATGCGCTTGCGGGACATCGACGCGGAGCGTCAGAGGTTCGCCGAGTCGTAA
- a CDS encoding P-loop NTPase family protein, translating into MLSASDPLPLRPERILVAGITGSGKTTLAGRIGEMWGLRHVEIDALFHGPNWTPRPEFLDDVRAFAAEDRWITEWQYTSKGTDEIMTPRAQLAIWLDYPWPVVRGRLLRRTLSRSIRRTEMYNGNVEKPLRQLLKTRDPSGNILAWQTKTRFFWGQQMPVKRERFPHLTIVRLRHPRETERWLRAQAEASGASVAPPKRRSRDR; encoded by the coding sequence ATGCTCTCCGCCTCCGATCCCCTGCCCCTGAGGCCGGAACGGATACTCGTCGCGGGGATCACCGGTTCGGGCAAGACCACGCTCGCAGGCCGCATCGGTGAGATGTGGGGGCTCCGCCACGTCGAGATCGACGCCCTGTTCCACGGCCCGAACTGGACGCCGCGTCCGGAGTTCCTCGATGACGTACGGGCGTTCGCCGCCGAGGACCGCTGGATCACCGAGTGGCAGTACACCAGCAAAGGCACGGACGAGATCATGACTCCGCGCGCCCAGCTCGCGATCTGGCTCGACTACCCCTGGCCTGTGGTGCGCGGTCGACTGCTCCGCCGCACGCTGAGTCGCAGCATCCGTCGCACCGAGATGTACAACGGGAACGTGGAGAAGCCGCTCCGTCAGCTCCTGAAGACGCGGGACCCCTCCGGCAACATCCTGGCGTGGCAGACCAAGACGCGTTTCTTCTGGGGGCAGCAGATGCCGGTGAAGCGCGAGCGCTTCCCGCATCTCACGATCGTGCGCCTGCGCCATCCGCGTGAGACGGAGCGGTGGCTGCGCGCTCAGGCCGAAGCGTCGGGAGCGTCGGTCGCCCCGCCGAAGCGGCGGTCGCGCGACAGGTAG
- the recO gene encoding DNA repair protein RecO — MPTYRDEAVILRTHKLGEADRIVIMLSRRHGKLRAVAKGVRRTSSKFGSRLEPFMVADVQLYQGRSLDIVQQAESLGSYGSEIAAHYDRYTAANAMVETADRLSDSEATSDQYLLLVGGLRALSRGEHVPRSILDSYLLRVMALSGWAPSLEDCARCAAPGPHTTFVAQLGGLICSDCAPAGSPRVAEKTLALLRSLMRGEWDAIDAAPHADTAAASGLVAAYAQWHLERGIRSLAHVSDIPREGAR, encoded by the coding sequence GTGCCCACCTACCGAGACGAAGCGGTGATCCTGCGCACTCACAAGCTCGGTGAGGCGGATCGCATCGTCATCATGCTCTCCCGACGTCACGGCAAGCTCCGCGCCGTCGCGAAGGGCGTGCGCCGCACCTCGTCGAAGTTCGGCTCCCGGCTGGAGCCGTTCATGGTCGCCGATGTGCAGCTGTACCAGGGGCGATCGCTCGACATCGTGCAGCAGGCGGAGTCCCTCGGCTCCTACGGCTCCGAGATCGCGGCGCATTACGACCGCTACACCGCGGCGAACGCGATGGTCGAGACCGCGGACCGGCTCAGCGATTCCGAGGCCACCTCCGACCAGTATCTGCTGCTCGTCGGCGGCCTGCGTGCCCTCTCGCGGGGCGAGCATGTCCCGCGCAGCATCCTCGACTCCTATCTGCTCCGGGTCATGGCGCTGTCGGGCTGGGCGCCGTCGCTGGAGGACTGTGCCCGGTGTGCCGCTCCCGGTCCGCACACGACGTTCGTCGCACAGCTGGGTGGTCTCATCTGCAGCGACTGCGCACCGGCCGGCAGCCCGCGTGTCGCCGAGAAGACCCTCGCGCTGCTGCGCTCGCTGATGCGGGGAGAGTGGGATGCCATCGATGCGGCGCCGCACGCCGATACCGCCGCCGCATCGGGCCTGGTCGCCGCGTACGCTCAATGGCACTTGGAGCGCGGCATCCGTTCGCTCGCCCATGTGTCCGACATCCCTCGAGAAGGAGCACGGTGA
- the dusB gene encoding tRNA dihydrouridine synthase DusB has protein sequence MTLATASARTLRIGPIDLDVPVVLAPMAGITNTAFRRLCREYGAGLYVSEMITSRALVERNETTMRLIRHHESETPRSIQLYGVDPKTIADAVRIIVAEDHADHIDLNFGCPVPKVTRKGGGAALPWKSSLFSDIVTQAVKAAGDIPLTVKMRKGIDRDHLTFLDAGRAAEDAGVAAIALHARTAGEYYSGHADWNAIGELKQAVTSIPVLGNGDIWSADDAVRMMEQTDCDGVVVGRGCLGRPWLFGELATAFGGEGKTVDATLGFVADAFKRHAELLVEFFEDEDRGCRDIRKHVSWYFKGYPVGGDIRTGLATSSSLAEIDELLARLDHSAPYPGADAEGQRGRAGHAKRTALPDKWLESREIAASTSEMMRGAEIENSGG, from the coding sequence ATGACTCTCGCCACCGCCTCCGCACGCACACTTCGCATCGGTCCCATCGACCTCGACGTGCCGGTCGTCCTCGCGCCCATGGCGGGGATCACGAACACCGCTTTCCGCCGTCTCTGCCGTGAGTACGGCGCAGGACTCTACGTCAGCGAGATGATCACCTCGCGTGCTCTCGTCGAGCGCAACGAGACGACCATGCGACTGATCCGCCACCACGAGTCCGAGACGCCGCGTTCGATCCAGCTCTACGGCGTCGACCCGAAGACGATCGCCGACGCGGTGCGCATCATCGTCGCAGAGGACCATGCCGATCACATCGATCTGAACTTCGGATGCCCGGTGCCCAAGGTCACGCGCAAGGGCGGGGGAGCAGCACTTCCCTGGAAGAGCTCGCTGTTCTCCGACATCGTCACGCAGGCCGTGAAGGCCGCCGGCGACATCCCTCTCACGGTCAAGATGCGCAAGGGCATCGATCGTGACCACCTCACCTTCCTCGACGCAGGGCGCGCTGCCGAGGACGCGGGAGTGGCCGCCATCGCGCTGCATGCGCGCACGGCAGGTGAGTACTACTCCGGGCACGCCGACTGGAACGCGATCGGTGAACTCAAGCAGGCTGTCACGAGCATCCCGGTGCTCGGCAATGGAGACATCTGGTCGGCGGACGACGCCGTGCGCATGATGGAGCAGACCGACTGCGACGGCGTCGTCGTCGGCCGAGGATGCCTCGGTCGCCCCTGGCTCTTCGGCGAGCTGGCCACGGCGTTCGGCGGCGAGGGCAAGACGGTCGATGCGACACTCGGTTTCGTGGCCGACGCCTTCAAGCGGCACGCGGAACTGCTCGTCGAGTTCTTCGAGGACGAGGATCGCGGCTGCCGCGACATCCGCAAGCACGTGTCCTGGTACTTCAAGGGCTATCCGGTCGGTGGCGACATCCGCACCGGCCTCGCCACGTCATCCAGCCTCGCCGAGATCGACGAGCTGCTCGCCCGTCTCGACCACTCCGCTCCCTATCCCGGCGCTGACGCCGAGGGACAGCGCGGCCGCGCGGGGCATGCCAAGCGCACGGCACTGCCGGACAAGTGGCTGGAGTCGCGCGAGATCGCGGCCTCGACCTCGGAGATGATGCGAGGAGCGGAGATCGAGAACAGTGGTGGTTGA
- a CDS encoding DsbA family oxidoreductase, which translates to MSEPISIDIWSDIACPWCYIGKRNLEKGLEAVAGDDDAPEVRVTFHSFELSPDTPVDFDGDEIDFLAGHKGMPRDQVEQMLSNVTGVAKNAGLEYRFDLLQHTNTVKAHELLHFAKAEGVQHEMEERLMSAYFTEGKHVGRIDDLVELAAEVGLDADAAREALESARHLPDVRQDQDQARAYGIQGVPFFVIDGQYGISGAQPPAAFENVLRDLWAKRDEAAEESAAV; encoded by the coding sequence GTGAGCGAACCTATCTCTATCGACATCTGGTCCGACATCGCGTGCCCGTGGTGCTACATCGGCAAGCGCAACCTCGAGAAGGGCCTCGAAGCCGTCGCCGGCGATGACGATGCCCCAGAAGTGAGGGTGACGTTCCACTCCTTCGAGCTTTCCCCCGACACTCCCGTCGACTTCGACGGCGACGAGATCGACTTCCTGGCAGGCCACAAGGGCATGCCGCGTGACCAGGTCGAGCAGATGCTCTCCAACGTCACCGGCGTGGCCAAGAACGCCGGTCTCGAGTACCGCTTCGACCTGCTGCAGCACACGAACACGGTCAAGGCGCACGAGCTCCTGCACTTCGCAAAGGCGGAGGGCGTGCAGCACGAAATGGAGGAGCGGCTGATGTCCGCCTACTTCACCGAGGGCAAGCACGTCGGGCGCATCGACGACCTCGTCGAGCTCGCTGCCGAAGTGGGCCTCGACGCCGACGCGGCACGCGAAGCGCTCGAGTCAGCTCGTCACCTCCCGGACGTGCGCCAGGATCAGGACCAGGCACGCGCCTACGGCATCCAGGGCGTGCCGTTCTTCGTGATCGACGGCCAGTACGGCATCAGCGGCGCTCAGCCGCCCGCCGCCTTCGAGAACGTGCTGCGAGACCTGTGGGCCAAGCGCGACGAGGCCGCCGAGGAATCCGCCGCCGTCTGA
- a CDS encoding isoprenyl transferase, with amino-acid sequence MSPQPFTHKDAVAYRPLDWTGVYPPTFPAVPEHVAIVMDGNGRWANRRGLNRIEGHKAGEEVLLDVVAGAIQAGVKHLSVYAFSTENWARSPEEVRFLMGYNRDVLHRRRDQLNEWGVRVRWAGRKPRLWGSVIKELQYAEQLTRGNDTLTLTMCVNYGGRIEIVDAMRSIAADVAAGRVKPNAISEKMIRRHLYVPDMPDVDLFLRSSGEQRTSNFLLWESAYAEMVFLDTLWPDFSREELWRAIGVYLSRDRRFGGATDAPDASA; translated from the coding sequence GTGAGTCCCCAGCCGTTCACGCACAAAGACGCCGTGGCGTACCGCCCCCTCGACTGGACGGGTGTGTATCCGCCCACGTTCCCTGCCGTCCCCGAGCACGTGGCGATCGTGATGGACGGCAACGGACGATGGGCGAACCGGCGCGGCCTCAACCGCATCGAAGGCCACAAGGCCGGCGAGGAAGTGCTGCTCGACGTGGTCGCCGGCGCGATCCAGGCCGGAGTCAAGCACCTCTCGGTGTACGCCTTCTCGACCGAGAACTGGGCACGCTCTCCCGAGGAGGTGCGCTTCCTCATGGGGTACAACCGTGACGTGCTGCACCGTCGACGCGATCAGCTCAACGAATGGGGCGTGCGTGTGCGCTGGGCGGGGCGCAAGCCTCGTCTCTGGGGCAGCGTCATCAAGGAACTGCAGTACGCGGAGCAGCTCACCCGCGGCAACGACACCCTGACGCTCACGATGTGCGTGAACTACGGCGGTCGCATCGAGATCGTCGATGCGATGCGGTCCATCGCCGCCGATGTCGCTGCCGGACGCGTGAAGCCGAACGCGATCAGCGAGAAGATGATCCGCCGGCACCTGTACGTGCCGGACATGCCGGATGTCGACCTGTTCCTGCGCAGCTCGGGGGAGCAGCGCACCTCCAACTTCCTGCTCTGGGAGTCCGCCTATGCCGAGATGGTTTTCCTCGACACGCTCTGGCCGGACTTCTCGCGCGAGGAGCTGTGGCGCGCGATCGGCGTCTACCTGTCGCGCGACCGCCGCTTCGGCGGGGCGACCGACGCTCCCGACGCTTCGGCCTGA
- a CDS encoding deoxyguanosinetriphosphate triphosphohydrolase, with translation MVVDASTGRGAARADGYDPRDAERFVAETHRSERNDFARDRARVLHSAALRRLAAKTQVLSPASTADFARNRLTHSLEVAQVGRELATALGVSEDVVDTACLSHDLGHPPFGHNGERALNEWAEHIGGFEGNAQSLRILTRLEAKVLDADDRSVGLNLTRASLDATCKYPWTVDSPVPDPGGRLKFGVYPEDEAVFRWMRQGAPGRLRCIEAEIMDLSDDIGYSVHDFEDAIVNGYVDVSQLSDPREHDALLGRIQQWVGYDFTRDELADALYRLASQSMWLESFDRSRRDLARLKNLTSDLIGRFARASVSATREAYAGPALVRYNAHVVVPRVIEVEIAVLKGIMGQAIVTIEARKGVYKEQRRVLKRLADVLWSTDALWSAGADVLEPAFAADFVDATSDAERARVIVDQIASLTDQSAIDWHNRLVGEIDPAEVGIWTPRHARHPRPGAHGSAERQAVVEGVG, from the coding sequence GTGGTGGTTGATGCTTCGACCGGTCGGGGCGCTGCGCGTGCTGACGGCTACGACCCGCGCGACGCCGAGCGTTTCGTCGCGGAGACCCACCGCTCGGAGCGCAACGATTTCGCGCGTGATCGAGCCCGCGTGCTCCATTCGGCCGCACTGCGCCGACTCGCGGCCAAGACGCAGGTGCTCAGCCCTGCCAGCACGGCCGATTTCGCGCGCAACCGGCTCACCCACTCGCTCGAAGTCGCCCAGGTCGGCCGAGAGCTCGCCACGGCGCTGGGCGTCTCGGAAGACGTCGTCGACACCGCCTGCCTGAGCCACGATCTCGGGCATCCGCCGTTCGGTCACAACGGCGAGCGGGCATTGAACGAATGGGCCGAGCACATCGGCGGGTTCGAGGGCAACGCGCAGTCGCTGCGCATCCTCACCCGACTGGAGGCGAAGGTCCTCGACGCGGATGACCGTTCCGTCGGACTGAACCTCACACGCGCCAGCCTCGATGCCACGTGCAAGTACCCGTGGACCGTCGACAGTCCCGTGCCCGACCCCGGTGGGCGCCTGAAGTTCGGCGTCTACCCCGAGGACGAGGCCGTCTTCCGGTGGATGCGCCAGGGAGCGCCGGGGCGTTTGCGCTGCATCGAAGCCGAGATCATGGATCTCTCGGACGACATCGGCTACTCGGTCCATGACTTCGAAGACGCGATCGTGAACGGCTACGTCGATGTCTCCCAGCTGTCGGACCCTCGGGAGCACGATGCGCTTCTCGGCCGCATCCAGCAGTGGGTCGGCTACGACTTCACCCGCGACGAATTGGCCGATGCGCTCTACCGCCTCGCCTCGCAGTCGATGTGGTTGGAATCCTTCGACCGCTCGCGCCGCGACCTCGCGCGCCTGAAGAACCTCACCAGCGACCTGATCGGGCGCTTCGCTCGTGCGTCGGTCTCGGCGACGCGCGAGGCTTATGCCGGTCCCGCGCTCGTCCGCTACAACGCGCACGTGGTCGTGCCTCGCGTGATCGAGGTCGAGATCGCGGTGCTCAAGGGCATCATGGGGCAGGCGATCGTGACGATCGAGGCTCGCAAGGGCGTGTACAAGGAGCAGCGCCGCGTGCTCAAGCGGCTCGCGGATGTGCTGTGGTCGACCGACGCGCTGTGGTCGGCGGGCGCCGACGTGCTCGAGCCGGCCTTCGCCGCCGACTTCGTCGACGCGACCAGCGACGCCGAGCGTGCCCGTGTCATCGTCGATCAGATCGCCAGCCTGACGGATCAGAGCGCGATCGACTGGCACAACCGCCTCGTCGGCGAGATCGATCCGGCCGAGGTCGGCATCTGGACGCCGCGGCATGCCAGGCATCCGCGTCCCGGTGCACACGGGAGCGCCGAAAGGCAGGCCGTCGTCGAAGGGGTCGGCTGA